From Hoplias malabaricus isolate fHopMal1 chromosome 11, fHopMal1.hap1, whole genome shotgun sequence, a single genomic window includes:
- the ppp1r13l gene encoding relA-associated inhibitor, giving the protein MSSQGSFGSSMLFQTMNDDLNASLATADELSREFSSLLQEMNSAPQSSTKQDSSSTSKANTRSAPSGGSSSKNGVGISGTSVGGSVSSSSGTMSSKATMSLPQTSTTFVFTEPSTHSVDFTSSRNQSYSSGSPQSPQPNSYTTPQARRIQGHLTPPNLSPHTQRRASPTPMRSHERSLSGSFTYPELLSPVPSHKHDLHSAPSMLQYTTNPMAMYDSSASGRRSPRFDRVPSPSPLSQPAASTLPRTFAPFKGSDESIQKQRSHAKWNETDLDVSYEKKPHHTYDKNEWIRPSIPNSNWRESNLDSPGTSRKEPLVHNLQPAHGSLSRTARISIPPDQLSPTQSPYSPQPIISRISIPPSSSGLRQHRPIPLSVIMRLQNPYYAAATRYPQGLLEGEQDPSQYHQPAPPPPPPPLPREYLYQFQAQGPEQRQSPYSGEVLSSSDVDAEVERIITMKLPAIQEVSVPSAGQSKEPKLEVSTEDPEPPRPLSPTRLQPVVAPEVPVVPNMEELLRLRAEIPRALKKRGSVDQALTLKKLPIRQPNQYKQMIKKLFGRKGPQLKGEIESENSSSEGEESITPLTPIPAPITNTGTAQQKGLHSILRKSRVAGIKAAIHRARLSPLVLLLDGALVGELETVQKAVQEMSDPSQPNDEGITALHNAICGGHYAVVEFLVRVGANVSAPDSHGWTPLHCAASCNDRALCEFLVRNGAAVMAVTESDGATAAQKCDPFAVGYEECESFLRGVEEAMGVENSGVLYALWSYSAQAQDELSFKEGDMVTILQKPEGVDWWWASLCGREGFVPNNYFGLFPKVRPRTLC; this is encoded by the exons ATGAGCTCCCAAGGTTCCTTTGGCAGCAGCATGCTGT TTCAGACCATGAATGATGACTTAAATGCATCCTTAGCCACAGCAGATGAACTTTCTCGTGAGTTTAGTTCTCTCCTGCAGGAGATGAACTCCGCTCCCCAGAGTTCTACAAAACAG GACTCCAGCTCCACATCCAAGGCCAACACCAGAAGTGCACCTAGTGGCGGCAGCAGCAGCAAAAATGGGGTTGGCATTAGTGGCACTAGTGTTGGGGGCAGTGTGTCAAGCTCCTCTGGCACTATGAGCAGCAAAGCCACAATGTCCCTCCCCCAAACCTCAACCACCTTTGTGTTTACAGAGCCTAGCACTCATTCAGTGGACTTCACCAGCAGCAGAAACCAATCCTATTCCTCTGGATCTCCCCAGAGTCCCCAGCCCAACTCATACACCACTCCCCAGGCCCGCAGAATCCAGGGTCATCTGACTCCCCCAAACCTGTCCCCACACACCCAGCGGCGAGCCTCCCCCACTCCCATGAGGTCACACGAGAGAAGCCTGAGCGGGTCGTTCACCTACCCAGAGCTGCTCAGCCCTGTGCCCAGTCACAAACATGACCTCCATTCAGCTCCAAGCATGCTGCAATACACAACCAATCCCATGGCTATGTATGATTCATCTGCTTCTGGACGCAGGTCTCCAAGGTTTGACCGTGTCCCCTCTCCCAGTCCTTTAAGCCAACCAGCTGCAAGCACACTGCCAAGGACCTTCGCACCATTCAAAGGTTCAG atgagAGCATTCAGAAACAGAGGAGTCATGCTAAGTGGAATGAAACAGATCTTGATGTCTCATACGAGAAAAAACCACACCACACTTATGACA AGAATGAGTGGATCCGGCCTTCTATACCCAACAGCAACTGGAGAGAGTCCAACCTGGACTCACCCGGTACATCCAGaaag GAACCCCTTGTCCATAATCTCCAACCAGCTCATGGCTCATTGTCTAGAACTGCCCGCATCTCCATACCCCCTGACCAACTCTCACCCACGCAGTCTCCCTATTCACCTCAGCCCATAATTTCTCGcatctccatccctccctcctcctctggGCTCCGGCAGCACAGACCCATCCCTCTCTCGGTCATTATGAGGCTGCAGAACCCCTATTATGCTGCGGCTACTCGTTATCCTCAGGGCCTCCTGGAGGGAGAACAGGACCCCAGCCAGTATCACCAAcctgcaccaccaccaccaccaccaccactgcccAGAGAGTATCTTTACCAGTTTCAGGCCCAGGGTCCAGAACAGAGACAAAGTCCTTACTCTGGAGAAG ttctcaGCTCATCTGATGTGGACGCAGAGGTGGAGAGAATAATCACAATGAAGCTTCCTGCCATCCAGGAAGTCTCAGTGCCATCTGCAGGGCAAAGCAAAGAGCCAAAGTTGGAGGTCAGCACAGAAGACCCTGAGCCTCCACGGCCCCTCAGCCCCACACGCCTGCAGCCTGTGGTGGCCCCTGAGGTCCCGGTGGTTCCTAACATGGAGGAGTTACTCCGGCTACGAGCGGAAATTCCCAGAGCTCTGAAGAAGCGTGGCTCTGTGGACCAGGCTCTGACACTGAAGAAGCTGCCCATCAGACAGCCCAACCAGTACAAACAGATGATCAAAAAATTATTCGGCAGGAAGGGCCCTCAGCTAAAGGGAGAGATTGAGAGTGAGAACAGCTCCTCTGAGGGAGAAGAAAGCATTACACCCCTCACACCAATCCCAGCACCAATAACTAACACCGGCACAGCTCAGCAGAAG GGTCTTCATTCTATCCTGCGGAAGTCCAGGGTGGCTGGAATTAAGGCTGCAATCCATAGAGCGCGTCTAAGTCCCTTGGTGCTGCTACTGGATGGAGCACTGGTCGGAGAGCTGGAGACAGTGCAAAAGGCAGTGCAAGAG ATGAGTGACCCAAGTCAGCCAAACGACGAAGGCATCACTGCCCTCCATAATGCTATATGTGGTGGGCACTATGCCGTAGTGGAGTTCCTTGTGAGGGTCGGTGCTAACGTCAGTGCCCCAGACAGCCACGGCTG GACCCCTTTGCACTGTGCTGCTAGCTGTAACGACCGCGCCCTGTGTGAGTTTCTGGTTCGTAATGGAGCTGCTGTGATGGCAGTGACGGAGAGTGATGGAGCCACTGCAGCACAGAAGTGTGACCCATTCGCTGTTGGCTACGAGGAGTGTGAGAGTTTCCTCAGAG GAGTGGAGGAGGCAATGGGGGTGGAGAACAGTGGAGTTCTCTATGCTCTGTGGAGTTACTCAGCGCAGGCTCAGGATGAGCTGAGCTTTAAAGAGGGAGACATGGTCACCATTCTCCAGAAACCTGAGGGAGTGGACTGGTGGTGGGCGTCACTCTGTGGGAGAGAGGGCTTTGTCCCAAACAACTACTTTGGG CTTTTCCCAAAGGTGCGGCCCAGGACTCTCTGCTAA